From Rhododendron vialii isolate Sample 1 chromosome 7a, ASM3025357v1:
CTGGTGGTGCATCTGCCACAGCATTGACGTCAACATCTTTGCATGTACCGGTGCAGCAGACCCCACCTGCTTCCTCGAGGGGCATATGCTCTGGCTATAAGAGTTCAGTGGATTATCCTTCTTGTGACATGAAAGGTGCTTATGTGCACACATCATCCCCTTATGATGGATCCTCGAGTTCCCAATCCCAGACGGCTGCCATGGTTGGAACGGGAGCAGCAGCAGAAAATCATCCCCTTATTGGGAGCTCCATGGATGCTGTTGATGACAAACAGGTACATGTTCTTGACTTGGTTGTGAGGTTATTTGGATGGTAACATGACTCCCGTATCTCTTTGCCTATTTGGAGTATTTGTCTTGCTTTTGGTGTTTTGGAAGCGAGAGTTTTGGACTGGGGAACTCATCCATGCTTGGATGCTAACATGACTCCAGTATCTCTTTGCCTATTTGGAGTATTTGTCTTGCTTTTGGTGTTTTGGAAGCGAGAGTTTTGGACTAGGGAACTCATCCATGCCCACACAGATAAACTCCAGAAACTTTTGGGATAGTTGTCTGATGTAATAGTGATGAAAACATACCAAGACTTCAAAATATCTAAACTTTTTTCTCAAGCTGAAGATTTGGGGTAAGGGAAATTTTGTCTAATGGTTTGATATCTATGTCCAACCAATTTAACCCTCATTAGTTTTCGCATTTTCTTCATAACACTTAGATTTGTGGTAGATCTGGAGCCATGATAAGATGTACAGTATGTGATGACGGGCAAAACCTCTGATTCAATGCTTATACAGGCACACTCAACAACTAAACACTGCAGCGTTGCCATTGTTTTGACACCCTTTTTTTCCTCCCAAAATATAGGGCACATGTCATTAATTCTAAATGATGGGCCACAGTCAAACTGATTTCTCACAGGCAGCCAAAGTTTTTTCCCGTGTATTATGTATCCAATCTTGGTAATTGATTGGAATGAATCTGGTTCTCATGTCACAAATGCTTCTGAACCTTTCCTCAGGTTATCGATATACCCCAAAAGTTACAGGAGCGTGATTTTGCAGGCACGCCTTGTGTTCCAGTATACGTGATGCTACCAGTGAGTTCTCTAATATTGCTCTTACACTGCCTCTAATTTCTATACGCTTCTTCATCATCCCTTTCTTGAGTCCCCCAGGGGACACCCCAGTGTCTTGGTCTCCTTACCCAGTAAAGAGACTCGTGTTCTTTGTTTTGCTGTTAGTAAGGTCTTACTGGAAGAAAACATGATCATGGAATGATTCCATTCAATAAAAGAGAAGCAGATGTCAACCAcaacaaacaaatgaaaactACAAGCCATATTAGCTCATAAACATAGGAAGATAATGCACCAGTTCCTGCAAATGGAAGAAATTAAGTGTGGagtttttaacagcaaaaattTGCAAGGACTTAGCCGTAACATCATGCCTTATCTTGTGTAACATTAGAGCACGGACTCTATGCAGGCCTCTTAGGGTTCTGTAGTTCCTTTTCTGATGTATTATCAACCAGGGCAGCCAATCATTTTCCTGACTATATACAGAAGCTCTTTCCACTGATTTTGGCAATTGTCCACTCATTTCCTCCTGCCAATGATGAAAAAGTTTTGATCTATTGCATTTGCACCAGCTTTGGATCTGCCTCCAGATAGGCCTGAAAGAGGACAAGATAAGAGGAAGTGTTGCCTCCTGATCATGCAAAAGGCAGGATGCAAATCTTAAAACTCACCATCAATATTTTGTCCTTGGTTTAAAGTTTACTTTTGGCAACCAACCAAAGAAAAAAGTTGTGAAAGTTAACAACTGTATAATGACCTCTTGAGACAAGCCCCAAGTTGCAGATGCAGGTTGGGGAACTAATCCACTGAATCATATCTGGCCTTGCTGGAATGGACAGGAAAGAAAGCCTGCAATAGGATGAATAGGAGGAAAGGACCAAGAGCAGGATTCTTTCCGAATGATAGCAGGACTTGGCGTTTATAGGAAGGCTAGAACTCAGCACTGATTGATGAGTGAACTTTAGATGAAAGGGCCCTGAGGTTAGAGGTGGGCATCGTGTCGTGTTtgtgtcagaattctctcaaccctaacccgaccTTTTTAGCTTTTCGTATTATCGTGTCATGTCATATTCGTGTTGCGTGTCATAAATAGCcgaccctaacccgctaacttcgtgtcgtgttatcatGTCTTTTCATAAATTCCCCAACCCGCgtcgtgtcgtgtcatctcgtgttcgtgtcagaattctTCCAACCCTAACCCGACCtgtttagctttttgtgttATCGTGccgtgtcatattcgtgttctATGTCAGGAATAGTtgaccctaacccgctaactttgTGTCGGGTTCTCGTGTCGGGTCGAAAATTCCCACCCCTACCCGAGGTATGCCAGTTATCGAACCATCACAAGTATCTTTATGATCCCCAATAGAGTATTGGGGAAATCACGGGTTCTCGTGTCGGGTCGAAAATTCCCACCCCTACTCGAGGTATGCCAGTTATCGAACCATCACAAGTATCTTTATGATCCCCAATAGAGTATTGGGGAAATCACGGTTCAGTGGATAGTGGGGTATTTTATCCCCAAGTCATGGACCAGTTTTTGTGAAATTACTCTAAACATGAAACGGAGGAAGATAAATTCCTAATACATGGAAGGGCCATGTTAAATGACTATTACGCCCTTTAGCCAACCCTCCCCTTCTCTTTCTCACAGTCGCTGACTTTCAATCAACAAAGTCTCCCTCCAGTCAGAATTTCGTCACCGACCACCGCATCCTCCGCCGCTTCAACCATGACTCATATCCTTCAAAATCAAATCTTCattaaaatcttcttttgttTCAATTCCTCGTTTTTAATTCGATTAAAGATCGAAACTTTTACTTTCTCAAGTAGCAATTTTCGTTTTTCCCCAACCTATCACCGCCGCCCATCACACCCACCACATCCACCATTGCCATTGTCAGCCATCACCACCACATCGCCGAGCTCAACAATTCCAGTATTCCCAAAacaaacggttcaaaccttCATCAACCACCACCGCGTCGTCGTCTTCGATTTGGACCGAGTCAACTCgtctgttttgtattttttttaatttcaaatggGTTTGTGATCGAAATACAAGAGGTGCAATGAAAAGGCTGGGGTTTTGCATAAACGAAAGTATTAGTACTAGTAAATTACATTTGCATAAGTCTGTGAAGAAAAGGCTGGGTAGCACCGCTGGGTGTAATCCACTCAGATTGGAACGCATGATCAATGGCGTAGAATCCAGAAAAAGGTGAAGAAAGTATCGGCACGAGTTAATAAACGATATGAACTtattccaaacaaacaaaatatgatTTGGGACAaagttctttaaaaaaatatgatttagTCTATGTTAACAGAAAGATTAGTCTTTACTAATACATAATGTAGTTTTTTAGAATTAATCACTTGCTCTTTTATAACTCAAATAATATAAAAAGTCAAATTATTTGGGACAAAATtctctaaaaaaatatgatttggtCTATGTTAATAAAAGATTGGTTTTTACTAATATACAAtgtagttttttaaaattaatcacTTGCTCTTTTATAACTCAAATAATATGAACAGTTAAATATTTGGGATAAAattctctaaaaaaatattatttgatcTATGTTAACAGAAAGATTGGTCTTTACTAATACACAATgtagttttttataattaatcACTTGCTCTTTTATAATTCAAATAATATGAACAAGGCACCATATCCTCTGTCCGGTGGTGGTGCGGTCCTACtggttgtggtggcggcggcagtttagggggggggggggggcggatACAGCCACCGGGCGCCGCAGGTGGTGCTTGTGGTGGGGATCCGGTGTCAAGAACAAAGGGTTTGAaagtaaaatgattttggagggagggcatttttgtcttcaaAATCATGTCTTGGCAATTAATATTTTCCTTTCCATGACTTTTCAATTCCAGAAAACTATTCCATGACTTGGGGATAAAATACCCCTCTTCCCACTGATCTGTGATTTCCCCTAGAGTATTTGATGAAAGGTTTGGCAATGCTTGAGAACTTGAGAGCTGAAAGAATTTCATCCAGGTCCAAGGTCAATTTGAGAGGGTTCCAAAGTCCTGTATGTTTGATATAGCTCTTCACTGGACCCATAGTGCATTGTTTAGAATAAATTACCCATGCTAAGCCTGGAATTTTATGTTCCAGTCAACAATTCTCCTCTGTCCAAGCCCACCTTCTTAAGTTCACAAACACTGAAGTTCGAGTCTCCTTGCATTACCAATTGgggaaaataatattaaaaaaatcatgcaTTCAATTTTCAGATTTGTCTAAGAAACTAACATTTCTGCTCCATGGAACTGTTCTCTTTCTGCTTGCATTGTCCGTAGTACTTCCGTTTCCTTACTAAACCTATGgaaagggagtttttttttataagtaaaccTATGGACAGGGAATTATTCTACTCCAGTATGCATATGTGTTTTTTTGGGCGAGTTCTTGTATTAATCATGACAGTCACTTCAACTAGTTCTGTAACTGTCATATGTGTCGCACTTGTGGGTGGCAGTTGGGTGTCATCAATATGAAGTGTGAACTCATTGATCAGGATGGTCTATTAAAGCAACTAAGAGTATTGAAATCAATCAATGTTGATGGTGTTGTGGTCAATTGCTGGTGGGGTATAGTAGAAGCACATGCTCCGCAAGAGTACAACTGGAGTGGTTACAAAAGACTCTTTCAGATTGTGCGtgagctcaagctcaagctaCAGGTCAGTGTAATGTGTAAATATATATGGCTTTGCTTTTGCTACACTGGTGGTTTCTGCTTGTGTTGCCCCCTTTATAATTTCACAGTTGTGTCAAGATGATTCTGTGCATAGTGTAAGACCTTaataaacaagatccataatctCGATAGATGTGGACGATCATCCCTTTGTATGGTAGGTCATGGACCATATTCTAGTTTGATAAACTAGAGGGTGTTTGTTCAGGGGTCTACATCACCTTGTAACCTAGTCCATGGACCATGCGGCTTCTGGAGTCCGTATATCTGGGTGATAATTAGCAATTGGAATAATGGTTGTGTATCCAATTTAGACATTGTTAAGCTGGCATGGCagtagttttttcttttcctgttgCATCTTAGACACTGCGTTGTTGTTAAGAGTTGTAACGATTTCTTGGAGGAACAGCGAATAGTTGGCATCAATGTTGAGGTGGGGCAACTTGTTTCCTGTTGGATAGTTGCCTTCAAAAAAGCCACCTTAAATCTATGCTAAACTGACTGAATTCTTAACTGTCACTGGCTCAGGTTGTATTGTCCTTTCATGAGTGTGGGGGCAATGTTGGTGATGATGTTTGTATCCCGCTGCCCCATTGGGTGGCAGAAATCGGTCGAAGGAATCCTGACATATTTTTCACAGATAGAGAGGGAAGGCGAAACCCTGAATGTCTCTCTTGGGGAATTGACAAGGAACGTGTTTTAAGAGGCCGCACGGCTGTAGAGGTACTGCCTTCAGCCTTCACTATATGCTTGTGTAAATGAGTCATGACCATGAACAATTAGTCACCAGACCCATCAAGTCATCATGATCCTTGTGGCCATGAAAATGTTTATGCGTTTCAGATTGAATATAGAAAAGCACAGCTACTGCCAACTTATAGTTCGTGTTTTCTTTCATTGGCAGATCAGAGATAGTTGATTATGTTTCTAATGTTCTCTGCTTTGTCTTTTTAATTTGGACTGGAGAATTTTTGTAAATCCTCGTAGACTCTAGTGTTCAGGAGTAGTTACTATCCTCATTTCTTCTGTTCAATctttatgatttttttgggcTTGACAACTGCTAACCAGGcagacttgttttttttttgaaaggcaaacattttataatctttgaaattgttacaaagataaCCAGTCAAACGTATAACCCAGTCAGGACTGATAAATGATGTTAATGGTTTTCTGTAGTGGGTAATTAGAACCTTATTTCTACacaacaaatcttttttttttctttgggatCATTTCCTGTCCagttttccttctcttttaatGCCAtggaaattttgattttgattcagAGGTTTACCTTCTCTTTGTTGTTGGAAAATGAGGTAGGTTTACTTCGACTACATGAGAAGCTTCCGGGTGGAATTTGACGAGTTCTTTGATGATGGGATAATCTCTATGATTGAAGTTGGGCTGGGTCCATGTGGAGAGCTACGATACCCATCTAATCCTGTAAGGCATGGTTGGAGATATCCAGGTGTTGGTGAATTCCAGGTAATTGACCAAATATACTTACCTAAATTGCAGTGATGCAATGTTCACGCTTTTTTGCCCAGCCCtctccttttttcccctttaatTTAACCAGATTGTGGAAACCAAATTGAAAcgaagaaaaaaagtaaaaaacacattttaactTCTTGTTAACTTACGTGAGAATTCACTTGAGAAGTTGCCGTTGTGTCAAGAAGCTTGTGTCAAGAAGCTTGTGCCAAATCGCTTAGCTTTGGATGACAATTCCCTTCCGTATCTggttattttctctcttcttaaGTCTATTTTCTATGGAATTGTTTAGTCTCATTACACTTGATAACCTCGCATCCAGATATGCATGACCAATGTTTTGTGAAGATTTGAAGGTGGTTTGTGTGGTgttatttaatttgtttgtctttcttttctcttttttgggaGGGTTTCTTGCCCTCCTCgggttcttctttctttttaatgaaatttcttCATTATCATTGCATGTCTCAGTGGGATGAAAATAGCGGATCACAGGAAGCGTTACTTAAAACTTCTGGAGAATGATATTCAGAACTACTTGTTTTGTTGTGAATGTTGGCAGATCACAGGAAGCGTTACTTAAAACTTCTGTGAGAATGATATTCAGAACTACTTGTTTTGTTGTGGATGTGAACTGTTACGGTACCTTTACAGTTGGTTCATTAGTTCATCCAGTAAATTGGGAAAACTTCGCTTGATAATTTATTGTCTGTCATATGTCCATCTGAAACCTTTTACCTCTTTCTGTATTTCACTAAACATGTTTCTTTTGCAGTGTCATGACCAGTATCTGTTGAAAAGCCTGAGGAAAGCGGCTGAAGCAAGGGGACACTCTTTCTGGGCTCGAGGACCAGATAATGCAGGTTCCTACAATTCCCGGCCACATGAAACTGGATTTTTCTGTGATGGGGGTGATTATGATGGCTATTATGGCAGGTTCTTCCTAAACTGGTACTCTCAGGTTCTTCTTGACCATGGTGCCCGGGTACTTTCTCTGGCGAAGTTGGCTTTTGAAAGCACTCGCATTGCTGCAAAGGtgcgattttttttgaaagttggtCTATATCCATGTGGAAGATGAATTTATGTCATCATGAAGATAACAACTGAGTACGGGTCAATTTTTTAAGTTCTTCTTACAAATGCAGTTGTTGGataatacaaataattttagttttcaTCCGCAGAAGTTCATTTcacttttccttttcaattgtttccaaataattttttatgtgaGGTTCTAAATAGTTGAAAGATTTAGCCATTTGCTTTCCATATTGCCCCCGTCATCACTGCCAGGGCCAAAGCCTTAGTCCTTCTTGTTGTTGGCGATGGCTTGTTAGGTGCGGTGTGTTGGCTCTGGTTCTCTTTCTGGGAAACGACGGTCTTAGCATCTCGCTgcattttttgtatttatcaTGGTTCACAAAGTTGTTTTGGCTTGCACAATTAATGTACCACAGTTTGATCCCTTCTGAATTGACAAAATAGAACGCATGTTGTTATATCTTCTTGCAAAGTAGGCTCCAATAACAAGTTCTTACTATAAATGGAAGATATGTTACCAATGTGAAAGTGAGATGTTTGCATGATGTGTTTCTGCCGTTTGAGCTGATTTATTTGTGCAATTTAACAAAGAGAAGGCAAAGGAGAAAATCCCACACAAACATTAGCGTATTATGAAGAAAGGGATTCAACATGTATCTTTAACAAACTATCATAAATCTATTAGCAAACTTGTCGCATCTTTTGACATCCCCAAAGCCCCTAATTTCCAGGGACTAGCACTAAGCAATATCCTAGTGCTTCTTTTGATAAGAACTGTCGTAACCTAGTGTATCATTTATGTGATACTTCTGTCTGTTGGTATTGGTTTTGAAAATCCTATGTTCTGTGGAGATATATTCATTGCGTAACAGATATTTTATGTACACTCGGTAGAAAATCTTGGGGCTTCATTGTGTTTATTAACTGAAGCATTATTTATAAAGGTATTGGGTTGGTTTTACAGGAATATGGTACCCTTTATATTCTTGTTTTGTAAAATATGTGGGAGGTAGCAACCCCATGTTAACTAGTTTTTGACTGCCAAAGTTTTGGCATTCATCTGTACTAAGTGTGCTTTATTATGGCTCGTAGACTATGGTTTGACTCGATTCTGTTGCCTCTTGTAATTTTTGAGCAGCTATCAGGTATTCATTGGTGGTACAAGACAGCCTGCCATGCTGCTGAATTAACTGCTGGATTTTACAACTCGTGCAATCGTGATGGTTATGCAGCAATTATGGCAATGCTAAAGAAGCATGGGGCTGCTCTAAACTTCGTGTGTGCTGAATGGGGCACGTTAGACCACCATGTGGACTTCTCAGAGGCAGTTGCAGATCCGGATGGGTTAGCCTGGCAAGTAAGCATTAAGCTGGAACGAAAGCTCTTCTTTTGCTCAAATGATTGCGACTTGATGAGTTTGTTATTTCCTTTATGCAATATTTGATTCTCCGTCTGAAAGTGTGTTTGTCCATGTGGTATATGGGAGAATCGTTCTGCAAGTATTGCATGTTATTGGTTgaagcttttctttcttttgacattttttttttccaattttcaggTGCTGAATTCTGCCTGGGATGTTTGTACACCAATTGCTAGCGAAAATGCTCTTGCATGCCATGACAGAGAAAGCTATAACATGATCTTGGAAAGAGCCAAGCCTATGAATGATCCGGACGGGAGGCATTTTTGTGCTTTCACTTACCTCAGACTTGGCCCACTTCTCATGGAAAGACACAACTTCATGGAATTTGAACGATTTGTCAAGAGAATGCACGGTAACCTTCGTCAAATTTTACCCGTGCTGGTATTCTTCACGGTTCAGTTATGCATTGTATAGATTGAGAGTAGATATGAGGCATGGATCAGTTTTGGGATTTGAATGCTGCTTAATCTCAAGTCAACTTAATTAATGTCCAACTGGTTAAAGTGGTCACAGAATCCCACATGAAATCAATTTGGAGCTGGTGTGTGGAGAATTGACTGCTAGATTTTAATCAGAACAAGTTAAAAAGTATAGGTCCAAGTTGTTGCAAATGCGAGTCATCCCAAATTATATGGAGGTGCAATTCCCCCTCCCAAATGTGGTAATTTAGTATGTACCGAAATCTAATCAGACCACTTTTATGAGTGGTTAGTTCTAAATACTAGTTTACTTGTTACTAGTTTTTGTATGGGTTCGATCCACCGGTATGGATGAGTTAGGATAGTGGTTGATATGTTGTCTCATTGTTATTGCAGGGGAAGCAGTTCTTGATCTCCATTCATAGGTCAAAAGGAGCAAGGGATTTGCATTCTCTCTCCCTTACCGCAGAAGAACTATGCATTCTGTTTCCCTTCCTCTCTGAAGGACTTTGGGAACCATGCTCTTTATATAAGATGAGGATCCACCCCTGTACATGAAATGTCACAGATAAAAAGCAGCCTACCTTTCTGGATCAAAGTCTCTTGCCATGTTTGCGATCTGCTCAAACATCTGAACTACCAGCCAATTCACTGATGGAGTCATGTGGCGGAGAGATTCATTTGTTTCTTATGATCGAGGGCAGTAAGAGCTGGAAAGGAACAATCATTGGATTTGGAATTCATTAAGTAGTTAGGTAGATCTTGTTTGTAGAAGTTTTTTTTCAAGCCAATTCGGCACTTCTAAGTTAGATATTTCATAGGGTGTTACCATGAAATTTTCAGCAGCTCTGTTATTGTGCTTGAATTGTGTATGTAATGATAAATGATTGTCATTCTCCATTTAATTCATTGGGGACAACACCGACAATTCTTGTAGGAAAGTTCATTTACATTTGGAAGAAAACTCTACCTTTTAACAAATATAAACTGAAAACTCTACCTGTGCTGCTTCATCAATACAcgtatgttgtgtttggatgttGAATTTGTGAAATTGGATTAATTGCTCTACTGGCATCTTTCATGTGCTCTGCATCCTCATTAAACTGGTTTCTATTGTGAAGGTTTCATTTCTTACTTCCTCTGACATTCATGTAGTGTCATAATTGCCATGAAAAATCAACAATCCTTTACAACTAAATCTGCTGATACAACTAGCCATTTTGAATTCCTCAACAATCATTCAATACGAACATTCGAACAACTAAATCTGCTGATACAACTAGCCCTTTTGAATTCCTAAAGAATCATACAATGTGAACacatgaacaaaaaaatgactttgTATTCTATAAAGCTTCATTTAGCCACCGTACAAAGGCCTACTACTTCTTCAGTACCATCTGCCCAGACTCATCAATGTCAAAAAGGCGACCAGCCAAATCATCCCagctctctttcctcctcttgGATGACACGAAAGAAAATTCTGTCCGTGAACTGCTGCAATTATCCCCTTCCTCGTTTATTTCGTCGAAGGTTCCATATGAAGAAGGTGAGTGAGCTTCCTGCACATCCAGTGCTACAGTCCTTTGTAAGGCTGCCTTGTACTCCTCACTGTGCTCTCTAGCAAGAGAGACCTGCCGCTCCATCCTCTGCTGTGCCGGAATCTCCATAATTCGCTCTGTCTCCATCATTAACTGAACTCAGAGAAAATCATGACAGCCACAAAggacaaaaaatacaaaatcaataGTTGTGAGCAAGGGATAATGCAAAAGAAAAGGGGGAAAATCTTCGACTATCTGAACATGACAATCTATTGAGTAGTTAACAAGACGAGACATAATAAGCCAAACCAATGAAGAGCACTCATAggatggaaagaaaagagaattgTAATATCTTTTTATGTTTCATATACCACGAAGACATGTATTGTAGAGAGAAGCGATCAGGTTATGTTAATGGACATGCTAAGTGGAGGGGAAGGCCTAATCGCCACAGGATGGTGTTGTAAAAGGAGATGAAATCGATAAATTTAACTTAACATCTAACCTTGGTCTAGGTAGCGAACAATAGTTTTGGTAGCTGACTTGAATAGAATGGCAAACAaggcttagtttggtttggtttggtttctatTGTTTGAATATGCAACTTGTCTATTGTGGTGATTAGCACATCCCAACTTCCATTATGAATACCTACTCTCTGCTAATTTGGAATCTGCCAATCCATGAAACCAAATTCGTTTCCTACCAAATAGGTGTTGCTTCAATAGGTACCTGCCCAATTGCAACCAAGGAGTACTAGGAAACTTACATCAAGAGCCCTTTGGGATTCTCTCTCTATCCAAATAATGGAATGGTCAGAAGTTAAGTTGCAAGACAGGACTAGATGCTCAAATCTCCCATCTACAGGTACCGCTGTCCTCACCTTCGGGGGAATTGTTCCAAACCTGCAAACAAATGTTGAATAAGAAAGAATGAGCAAGATCAAAATATATTCACACCTCAACTAGTAACAATTTATGCCCTTAAAAGTGGAAcaaagttgaaaaaacaaaactgcCTTATGGGACAAAGAGAGTAAATGGACTACATAAGATCCATTTACGCTCCCCACGGATAGACCTTAGCATGTAATCTTGCCTCTTGCCCAACTTCTTAACTTCTTACAGTCTAAAACGTTTCCTATAGTCTCAATTGCTGAAAGATGGCTACGTTCTCCACAACCTCAGTAATGTAAGTTGTTAAAATCTTACTAGAAATCCCAGTATACC
This genomic window contains:
- the LOC131333227 gene encoding beta-amylase 7, which translates into the protein MATEIQRFGASEDDEDEMGMDVKEEDDEDDDDEEKNNEATIMGGVDGGLTSSSNNTRFQQHQQYQEQPTPLSGARRCRPVEEKERTKIRERQRRAVTAKILAGLRRHGNYNLRVRADINDVIAALAREAGWVVLPDGTTFPSTSQGTRPAGGASATALTSTSLHVPVQQTPPASSRGICSGYKSSVDYPSCDMKGAYVHTSSPYDGSSSSQSQTAAMVGTGAAAENHPLIGSSMDAVDDKQVIDIPQKLQERDFAGTPCVPVYVMLPLGVINMKCELIDQDGLLKQLRVLKSINVDGVVVNCWWGIVEAHAPQEYNWSGYKRLFQIVRELKLKLQVVLSFHECGGNVGDDVCIPLPHWVAEIGRRNPDIFFTDREGRRNPECLSWGIDKERVLRGRTAVEVYFDYMRSFRVEFDEFFDDGIISMIEVGLGPCGELRYPSNPVRHGWRYPGVGEFQCHDQYLLKSLRKAAEARGHSFWARGPDNAGSYNSRPHETGFFCDGGDYDGYYGRFFLNWYSQVLLDHGARVLSLAKLAFESTRIAAKLSGIHWWYKTACHAAELTAGFYNSCNRDGYAAIMAMLKKHGAALNFVCAEWGTLDHHVDFSEAVADPDGLAWQVLNSAWDVCTPIASENALACHDRESYNMILERAKPMNDPDGRHFCAFTYLRLGPLLMERHNFMEFERFVKRMHGEAVLDLHS